The genomic DNA ATCCAATGGTAGGAAAAATTAACTTTTGGCTTTAGTATTTGCAGAAGCAATAACTTTTTGAGTATTTTCCTGTATTACTGTTACTAATTTGTTAACATCTTCTGGGGTTTTAACCGCTTGTGCAGGTGGAATGGAGGAAGGCCAAGCTGTCAAAAGGTCTGTTAATGCTGTATCTATAGCTTTGTGTGCTTCTGGGTTTTGTGCCATTTGGCTGGAAATACTTTTGTACAGTTGGCTAGAATAGACGACAAAGCCACGAGAGTCTTGATATTCTATGGGTTCGGTAATTTTACCGTTAGCTATTGCTGCGCTATATTCTGCGTTAGCTGCGTCTAATAAACCGTTAATTACCTGTAATACAAATTCTGGTTTTGCGCGTTGTTCTGTTGGTAAGGCGGCAATCGCATTATCAACAGCTTGCACAGAAATGGTAAAATTATCTTTGATTTTAGAATCTTTGGGATTAGATTTTACCAAATTCGTTAAACTGATTAAATCACTTTTGAATTCTTTAACTTTGCGTTCATTTAATTGATCTTCAACATCAACATAAATTTCTTCTACTGGATGCCCAATATGGGGTTCAGCTTGTTTAGGTTGATTTTGTTCTAATAGTTCTTGTGCTACGAAAAGATGTCCTTTCATCAATGCCAATTTGGTCATGTAGTCTACATC from Okeanomitos corallinicola TIOX110 includes the following:
- a CDS encoding helix-hairpin-helix domain-containing protein, yielding MIKPRYIFLSIAACIVVSLGSCVGNTPTVETPPNPAVTQASNHSSHSSKSKININSAILSELDKFEAKLGVPALSNKIQASRPYGSPEDLVTKKVITQAQFDQIKDMVTIEEIVLTGEAKDVDYMTKLALMKGHLFVAQELLEQNQPKQAEPHIGHPVEEIYVDVEDQLNERKVKEFKSDLISLTNLVKSNPKDSKIKDNFTISVQAVDNAIAALPTEQRAKPEFVLQVINGLLDAANAEYSAAIANGKITEPIEYQDSRGFVVYSSQLYKSISSQMAQNPEAHKAIDTALTDLLTAWPSSIPPAQAVKTPEDVNKLVTVIQENTQKVIASANTKAKS